In Corylus avellana chromosome ca8, CavTom2PMs-1.0, the genomic stretch TGTACTGTGGTCCCGCAGTGTACATCCTCACTTacagacaagagcgtacgtacggtggtccctgGGCGTACGTCCGGTGAAAAAGTctaaaattcccaaaatgctCTTCTAGCTGttcttagtgacccaaagttcaaattaaccctctaactaagctacctaagcttaattaattatttgggtcactacaaagAGTATATGGGACAGTGGCGGTGATACGCTTAGTGAGATGATTGGGATTCTTCACttgatttatcttctttaaGAGTAGACCttgatgtttaatttttaatttaggattTAAACTTGGTTTGTGATATTTAGCCATTAGACTTGTGTGATCGGTCTGACACCGGGGCTTTGTTGATTATCTTTATCTTGTGATGTTTTCTTAGTTTGTTTGCCAAGTGTATATCATTGTGGATATACATTTATAGCTTCAAagtattagatttttttttttttttttttgccttgtAAGAACTCTGATAAGGGCGAAAGACTCCCTGGTTTTATTAAGAATTTGACAAGAAAGTGTATGTTGAgataattaccagttaattatttttttttgggtattacaCTGATAGATAATATTGAATATTGTGATCAATATTTATTTGGAAACTCTGTATTTACATTGACGATGGTAAATGAtattgttgaaaatattttagtttCATCTCATCATTCTTTTCCGCTTTCCACTATATGATATTTTGATAGTTAGTGTTGAAGATAATAAATCTAGCTAATAAGTTAATTAGTATGAAGGTATTACAAGTAACACTCtaagttaattattttaattaattaattttaagggcgttaatattttttgaatttttttttttttaaaaaatttataaagatatttgtctttttgagaatttttaaacgatatttttatttgtttcaaaggATAAAAAAGGTGTAttgcaattatttatttatttatttgataattttaaaggcATTGCTCAGattaaaagtttggagagtatattctttgattttcttaCCGCCAGGCCCATTTCGACGTTTTAACTATAGACGCTACAGATAACGAATTTTGCGTTAGATCTAAGAGAGGAAAACCCCATCACACTCTCGgagtttgttttttcttcagaCAAAAGCAATTGGCACCGAACTGGAACCACCATTAATCACGAAGACGACTGCCATTAGATCGAACCGAGCCAAATCGAGGTGCGCTTTCATTTCATCGATTCAATCATCACTGTTTTCGTTGTTTCGTCAATCAATCTGGTTTCGGTGTTCCGTGAATcgaactgttttttttttcttttttttttttttcatttgctttttctGTTTTGGAGGTTTCGTTTGGTTCGGTGTGTCAGTAGAGTccgaaattagggttttggatgGTAGGAAATTGGACTCGGATTCTTTTTAAACGTTCTGTTTGGTCGTTGGGAAAATGCACGAAACTTGGGTTTTTGAATCTTAGGCTATCGTAAATATCTACTGCTGATTGAGCCGAATAAGGCAGCTCTTTGTTTTACTTGGTCGAGGTGAGTTTCTCAGTTTCTGAACACAACATGAAACTTGAGTTctagaattttcttttgttttctctgcgACCAAATGAggatattatttcattttgataaGCTTATTTCTTCACTTATTTAGTGATTATTTGTggtcttatttattttattgaatatatttatttttttggtctggGCATGGTAAAGAGATAGTGTCTCCAATGGTGATTGGGCCTTGTGGGTGGTTGTGATTCGTGTGGAGAGTCAGTGGGGAACAAGGACCGAGTGGACCAGATGGACAAGAACAAGAACCGTACCGATCTGCTCGCCGCAGGCCGCAAAAAGGTCTTTTTGGTttgctttgtttatttattctACATAGTTTGGAATTTCCAGATTTGAAACGGTTGATAGTTGTtactttctgtttggttgcgGAGTAATTgtaggaaaataaaagagataggTTTGAATCATTCTGTTCTACGATATTGAGTTCCTAATCAAATTGGACTTAACTTTCGGTTGGATAACTGTATACTGTATAAGGTCGACTGAGCTGGTTACTTAGTTTAGGGAACTTGAACAAatgaaaattagggttttaatttttattttctacaaTTTCTTTTGGTACTTCAGCAAGACAATAGAGCACTTACGCTTTTGATGATTTTATGTCTGGTGTGATTAGACGTGGGTACTTGAGtcattgtttgtttgttagGATAATAGAGCTGAAGTTACGCAAATACAAGTTTGAATAGTACGCATTTTGCTTATGCTTCTTAGAACTGGGTAAATAAACTTGCTTGGCTTGAACTTTTTGTTCACTCTCTAGGAGCTGGAATTTATGCTTGTTTCCGATTCCCTGGCGTTTTAGCAGCCAAACAGTAGTGTATATGAGTGATTAGAGATTTTTATTCTGAGTTTTAATTTTCTATGATCAGCTTCAACAATTTCGTCAGAAAAAGGACAGTAAGGGCAGTGTCACCCATGGAAAATcctcaaaaaaatttggtaaatCTGAGCAGCATGAAGCTGATGCTGATGCTGATGCATCTTCCACTACTCCTATACCAACAGCATCATCTCAGGTTACTGAAAGGAAAATTGCACCTCATGATGCTCCAGATCTGGCAGTTGTTGATTCATCAGTACCACAATCAATGGGGGTTGGTGAGCCTAATACGTCCTTGATGCATTTGAGGGAAGATCAGGTAACAGATGTAGGTTGTGCCCTCCTCTTGATACTTGTCTCTTAATATAATTTAGGAATTATCTGAGAAATAGTTTGAGCAGGCTAGGAAAGATGGCGTGTGGATCTGATTTATAGTTATATTCTCATTTGTTGCTGGGTAGGGGCAATGCAGGAAGCTGATGGTTTGGATTTGAGGCAAATTGATCGAAGCAATGGAACAAAGCTTGAAGGAGACGGGCACCTTCCTATGTCTGAGCATGGTGAAAGTTCTGAAACTCTTTCAAGGATGGCTTCAGTAGAGACTTGTGTGGAGGAGGCATCCTGTGAAGCGGAGCAAACTGGTAAGTCAGGAGAAGTGTCTGCATCTGGCGGTGCAACCTTGTCAGATGGATTTTCAGCTTCTGTTTTGGCTTTACACGGGGCAGATCGAAACAATGAAATAGATCTTGAAGGTGACAGGCCGCTTCCTTTGTCTGAGCATGGTGAAATTGCTGAAACTCTTTCAAGAATAGCTTCACTAGAGACTAGTATGGAGGAGGCATCCCATGAAATGGTGCAAATTGGTGAGTCAGGAGAGGTATCTGCATCTGATGGTGGGACCTTGTCAGCTGGATTTTCAGCTTCTGTTTTGCCTTTGAACGAGGCAGATCGAAGCAGTGAGGTAGAGCTTGAAGGATATAAGCAGCTTACTTTGTCTGAGCATGATGAAAGTGCTGAAACTCTTTCAAGGATACCTTCTGTAGAGATTAGTGCGAAGGAGGCATCTATTGAAGCAGAGCAAATGGGCGAGTCAGGAGAAGTATGTGCATCTGACAGTGTGACCTTGTCAGCTGGATTTTCAGCCTCTGTTTTGGATTTGAACAAGGCAGATCGAAGTAGTGAAATAGAGGCTGAAGGAGACAGGCAGCTTCCTTTTTCTGAGCATGGTGAAACTGCTGAAACTCTTCCAAAGATTGTTTCAGTAGAGACTAGTATGGAGGAGGCATCTCATGAATCAGTAGAAGTACCTGCATCTGGTGATGCGACCCTGTCAGATGGATTTTCAGCTTCTGTTTTTACTTTGAACGAGGAAGATGGGATTTCAGCTGTTAATCCTGCCATGACGAATCGGCAAAGAGAAGAAATAGTGCCAGGTTCATCTTATGAAGAAAACTCTGACATGCTTTTTCAGTCTGGTGACTATGGACAAGGCAGGGAAGAAAAGGCTCAGGCTGTTACTGATGGGAGGACAGCTGCAGAAGGATATGATCTACAATATTTGCCAGATGGATTGTTTACACGTGAGAGTAAAATCCTTGAAAGACCTTTTGAAACTGAAATGGCAAGTTCGGCTGGAGCACAAACTGTGTCTCCTGTTGCAGATGCGAGCGCAATCAGTCTCTCTCAGCTCAAGGAAGTGATAAGCAGACTTAATGAGGAAGAATTTAGGTTTTTGCTCAAGTCAAGAGAATCAGTTTCTAATGCAGAGTTGGGGACCTGTAGTTTGATTTTTGCAGAAAGTGGATTTATGGATTTACTGCAGAGACTCAAAGAAGAATTATTTCTCACACATTTTACAAAAGATTTCTTTCACTTGCAACTTGCTGAACAGTCTGAGCAACAAATGGAGTTAGATCATCAGTGTCATCAGTTGGTTGATGAAATATCTCTGCTGAATGCTTCACTTGATGAATTTCGTGAGAAGAATCAATTCCTTGCTGAAGAGTTTGCACAGTGCAGATCTGAACTTCAGGTTGTTACTAGTGGTAGGGTGGAGCTCGAAGACCAATTTCGTATAGCAAAGGCAGAGGTTGAGGACTTATCTTCTAGAGCATGTGGTTTGCAGAGTAGTTTGGAGAGGTCAGAAAGGGATTTGTTGAGCCTGTCAACAGAGTTGGCTGACTGCAAGAGCTTGGTGGCAGATTTACAGGTGGAAAATACGAATTTGGATGGGACCGTTGTGTCTGTgactgaagaaagaaagaaacttgtGGAGGAAAAAGAGTTTTTATTCCATGAGAATGTGAAGCTCTCAAAAGAGTTAGCTGACAGCAAGAATGTGGCAGCAGCTCTACAGTTTGAAAATTCCAACTTAATTGGAAGTCTGTCTTCAGTGACAGTGGAGAGAAAGAAGCTTGAAGAGGAAAAGGAGCATCATTCCCTTGAGAATGAGAAACTATCAATAGAATTGGCTGACTGTAAGGGTTTGGTGGCAGCTTTACAGGTAGAAAATACCAACTTAAATGGGAATATTGCTTTGGTAACTCAGCCAAAAAGCAAACTTGAAGAGGATAAGGAATATCTAAATCTTGAAAATGAGACACTTACATCCAAGCTTCTTGCTCTTCAAGAGCAGTTATCTGCACAACATGGGGAACGAAAGAAGTTTGAAGTTGACCTGAAGGAAATGACAATGCAGCTTGAACAACTCACTGAGGAAAATTTTCATCTTCATAGCAGTCTGGTCATATTCAAAGCTACAATAAGAGAGATAGCTAGCTGGCAAACCCAAATACCCTGTCAAGCTGGGGAAGCTGGTAATGAAATAAGTCTGGAAGTACGAAGTAGAGGCCATGAAAGTGGAGCAGATTATGATTCTCACCAGATTCGTAGGAAGCAAGATGGTGAAGTTTATTCTCCTGTGTTGGAGAAGCCCGTATCTGACGGCCTTGCAGTAGAACCACCACTCGAACAGGAAGTCTCTGATGATTCTTATAGCTTTTTTGCCTTAAAGAGACATGTGGAGGAGGCAGAGAAAATATTGCACAAACTTGAAAAGGCAGTTGAGGGGGTGCATTCTCATGCAGCCTCCTTTAGCAGGTCAGCTGGTAAAGGTTCCACACCTGGGGTATCGAAACTGATTCAAGCCTTTGAGTCAAAGGTGCATGTTGATGAAAATGAGGCAGAGGAGAGGGCTTTGACTGAAAATCAATCTCCAGCAGATCCATTCATGGTAACAAAAGAGCAAACTGGAATTTTGAGAGCATTGCTTAAGCAGTTAGTACTGGAAGCTGAGCATGCCACTGTACTGCTTAAGGAAGAGCGAGATCAGAGGAATATTGCTGATGTCATATTCAGGGAGCTTAGGGATGAACATGAAGCTGTAAAGGAACACAGCGACAATTTGGAAGCAGCCAATATTGAGCTTGGGGTTTTGTATGAAGCTTTAAAGCAACATGTTGGCTACATTGAAGCAAGGAATGGTGAGCTTGGGGTTCTCTATGAATCCTTAAAGCAACAAGACATTAATCTCAAAGCAGAAAACAGTGAGCTTGGTGAAAAGTTACGAGGGTACCAATTGAGAATCAGTGAATTGCAGAGTCAATTGTATGATTTACAGCAGGGTTCAAATGAGGCGACTTCTGTCATCAGCAATCAGTTAGAAAATTTACAGAAAGAAGTGGCTGAGAGGGTATTGTTACTTGAGCAAGATTGGAATTCTACTGTTGCTCAGATTCTTGAAATTGTTGGGAAGCTTGATGACTCAATTGGGGAATTTTTCCCCTCTACCATCTCAATTGGCACTCATGGTGGCTTGGATATAAGCAGCCGCGTTGCTGCTTCTGTTAATGCTGCCACCAAAGTGATTGAGGCTCTGCAGGGGGAACTCCAAGCTGCTCAGACAAACCATGAAGCAATCTGTACTTCGTACAAAGAATTGAATGAGAAATGTGATGATTTGCATGGAAAGAATGAATTGGCAAATGGTATATTGCATAAGATGCAAGGTAGACTGATGGAACTTGTCATCAGTTCATGTGGATCTGGGGAGGAAAGTGAGAGAAACATACCAATTGAGAAGGTGCTTGATCCTTTAGATGATAGTAAATACATGACCCTATTGGGACAAATGGAGAATTCTTTAGATGAGAAGCGGCAACTTGAGTCTGTTAACAATAAACTCACTGCTGAGTTGATTAATAGAGTAGAAGAATTTGAGGAACTGAAGAGAAGATGCCTTGATCCTAATACTGTTCATAAGTTAATTGAAGATGTTGGAAGTGTGCTAAAACTGGAAGAAGCTGATATTAACTTGGATAGAACACCTGCTTTGCATTTGGAGTTGTTGGTGTCTCTTCTTGTTCAGAAATTTAAAGCGGCCGATGTGGAGGTTGGCTTGTCCAAAGAAAAGTTTGCATCTAAGGTGATGGAAATGACTGAATTGCAGGATAAGATCCATCAGTTAGAAGCCTCGACCTTTGAGCATGAAAACGAAATCCTTATTCTTAAGGACAGTTTGCGCCTGTTGGAGGAAGCCCTAATTGCTGCACGTTCTGAGTTACGAGACAAAATAAGTGAACTTGAACAGACGGAGCAGCGAGTATCTTCTATTAGAGAGAAACTTAGCATAGCTGTTGCCAAGGGGAAAGGCTTGGTTGTGCAGCGAGATGGTCTCAAGCAGTCCCTGGCTGAGACTTCTAGCGAACTGGAGAGATGCTTGCAAGAGCTACAGTTGAAAGACTCTAAAATCCAAGAAGTTGAAACCAAACTTAAGACCTACTCAGAAGCAGGTGAGCGCGTGGAAGCTCTGGAATCTGAGCTTTCATACATTCGCAACTCAGCAACTGCATTAAGAGAATCATTCCTTCTTAAAGATTCTGTCCTTCAGAGAATAGAAGAGATTTTAGAGGACCTAGATTTGCCAGAGCATTTTCATTCAAGAGATATAATTGAAAAGATTGATTGGTTGGCAAGGGCAGCTGCTGGAAACTCTGTGCCGCTGCTAGAAGAGATTGGTTGGCAAGGTGAGAAGAGTTCTGCAGGAGGCGGTTCATATTCTGATGCTGCTTTTGTTGTTTCAGATGCTTGGAAAGACGATGTACAGCCAAGCTCAAGTTCAGGGGAtgatttgagaagaaagtttgAGGAGCTTCAAAATAGGTTATATGGGTTGGCTGAACAAAATGAAATGCTCGAACAATCATTAATGGAGAGGAACAACTTAGTGCAGAGGTTGGAAGAACTTCTGGACAGGATTGATATGCCTTTGCCTTTCCGGTCTGTGGAACCAGAGGATAGGATTGAGTGGTTAGGAAAAGCACTTTCGGAAGCTCAACATGATAGAAATTCGTTCCAGCAGAAgattgataattttgaaaactatTGTGGATCGTTAAGTGCTGATTTGGAAGACTCACAACATAGAGTATCTGACCTTGAGGCAGACCTCGAAGCAGTTACCCAAGAGAGAGAGCACCTGTCTGAAAGATTGGAGATTCTGACTAATGAACATGAAAAACTTTCATCTAAGACAGCTGAGTTTGAACTTGAGAAGAAAAGGCTTCAGAATGAAGTTGATGGTTTGAAGGAGAAGTTGATTGAGAAGCTTGGTAATGAGGAGCAAATTGCCAGCATAGAAGGCAAAATAAGAAGATTGCAGGATTTGGTTAGTGATGCTTTGCAAGAATCTGGACCAAAAGATCTGGTTTCTGGTAGTGATATCCATTGCCTGGAGGAATTATTGAGGAAGCTTATAGAGAATTATGGAATTCTTTCTTCAATGAATCCTGTGCTTGGGGATGTGGCTGACAGACAGCATGCTGAAAATGCCGATGCTACACTTGCTGAAGCAAGAAGCATAGATACACTTGATTCCAGGGAACCAAATATAGCTGTTCTGAAGAAAGAACTAGAGGAGGCCATGTGTGAGTTGGTGCATGAGAGGGAGGAGAAGGATAGATATATGGACAAGCAGCAATCTTTGGTTTGTGAAGTTGAAGCTCTCAGTAGAAAAAGAGATGAGTTGCAAGAGTTACTCAGTCAGGAAGAGCAGAAGTCAGCTTCTGTGAGAGAGAAGTTTAGTGTTGCAGTTAGGAAAGGAAAGTCACTGTTGCAACAGCGGGACGGTCTGAAGCAAACCATCGAAGAAAAGAATACTGAAGTGGAACATTTGAAATCTGAGATTACCCACCGGGAAAATGCTCTTGCAGAGTATGAACAGAAGTTCAGGGATTTATCCACTTTTCCAGGAAGGGTGGAAGTCCTAGAATCTGAATGTTTAGTATTGAGGAATCAATTAACAGAAGCGGAGCACTATTTGCATGAGAAAGGACATGTTTTGAGCATGCTTTTAAATACTTTAAATGGCATTGATGTTGGCGATGATGTCAGCAGTGGTGACTCAGTTGAGAGGTTGGAACTACTTGGGAAACTATTCAGTGATTTGCGGTCAGCTGTGGCTTGTTCAGACCAGGAGTTGAGGAAATCTAAAAGAGCAGCAGAGCTGCTCCTTGCAGAGCTGAATGAGGTTCAAGAGAGAAATGATGTTCTCCAAGAAGAGCTAGCAAAAGCTGCCAATGAAGTTGCAGAGCTTACCAAGGAAAGAGATTTGGCAGAGGCTGCCAAGCTTGAAGCTATTTCACGGCTTGAAAAGTTATCTACTGTTCGTTctgaggaaagaaagaaccaattATCTGAATTTATGGGAATAAAATCTGGTCTGAATCAACTCAGAAAGGGCTTTCGTGATGCTAATTATTTACTAGCTGATGTTTTTTCCAAGGACTTGGAATATTTGCACAATCTGGAGGTTGGTATTGAGTCATGTCTGAAAGCAAACAATGGTGAGCAGGTTGCTGTGCCACTTTTCAGAGGATCTGATGCCATTATATCCAGCTCTTTAGATAACAAGGTATTATTCATGCttatctatttgtttttgtgtattTTGCACACATTTAACTACTGGTGATCTTGTCTCGTCTATGTAGAAATCCTGTCTTTGGTTTGTCTTACACAGATTCTAAACTAAAACATGTTTGCAGGGAATATTTTGTTTCATGTTCGTTCTTGAAAATTTTTGCTAAAACTACAATTCTTTGGGATTTTTGTGGCCTTTTTAGATGCATTTGCAGTATAGCCGCCAAGTGCTTGCATACATTAATGTGTGCATGACTGATTGACATTTAACAGTTGTGGGTGATTGTAAGTCCTTTCTGCAAGTTTTCTGGCTGAGGTTTTTGCATTGGGATTTGGgaataaaaaaagtttatgatCACTATCGTACTGTCACTTTATATTGTATAAAGCATTGTACTGactctttaaattaaaattgcTATGAGACCTCAATAATCAATATATGTTCAGATTACCATAGTTAAATTAGTATAAAAGGTGAGTATTGTGTGCTCACTGCTTTTGATGTATATTATAGTCATGAGTGTGTCACCTCAAGATATGTTTTTTGTCCTGGACAAGCTTATTCTGGAAACATAAACTTTCTGGTTGATACATCCCTATACAGCTTAAGTCGCTAGTGGCCTTGTCCCATTGTTGGCCATTGAAGAATTTTGGAgcaagtttaatgttttcttgcGCAAATAATTGAGTAGTGTGTAGTAGTCACTACATATTAGATAAAGTTAACTTTTGTTTATTCTGAAATTTTTCTGGTATGATATAGAAGTGATATTTGTAATTGCTGTTCTATATTGTTTTATctattaaaatttgagaaaatcaGTGTTACCATGTGGTGAATCAGGCGCAACTCTGCCTAGGGGTGGACCCTCACACTATGAAAaacattatttaattactaAGTTGCCCTTATTTCTGTAGTCttatctggaaaaaaaaaatgttttgcatTTGATGATCAatgttgttttggttttaaaaaagaaaaaagttgagaagCTCAGCCAAATTACCTTTCCCTTAAAAGTAATGGGAAGTATAACTTTAAATAATAAGTATCCCTTgttctacttatcaaaaaaaaaaaaaaaaaggtatccCTTGTTCCTATACTCTTATAATCTTATCACCACTTGAAATCTGCTTAAAAGGGGTAAAAGAAAGTCCTTTCTTTTCCCATCAAATTGTTTGTTGCTGAATTgtagaatatttttattgatgattgtTTCTTGCAAAATCTGGAATCTCCTTGCTTTTCATTGAGAGGAAGTGCTCTTTCAAATTTGAacaaagatttatttaatttgtgcCACTTCCTATATGTCAATATGGgattttgttgttcttttgtaCCAAAAGAAACCACATCTTACTTGTCACATTGATTatctgtttgtattttttttttctttgaatatattaaaatactCCTAGTAAGTCCAGATATTTGAAGATTTCTTATGTGGAATTGATTTCTTCATACTCCTTTAACTAAAGAAAGAGAATATCTTAGACTTATATCTTAATAGCATTAGATGTTTCACTTACAAGCTCAGTACTTATTAAACATATACTGATATATTCTTGTTAAGTCTTTGCTTCAAGTCATTTTAGATGATTTTGCATTGACTTTCAGTTTTGCTGTACATCTTTCTATAAAACTGGATAAAATAGGTGGACACAAGCGACatttctaataattttatttttgttaagaaTTTTATTGAATATAATAGTACGAATCATTCTCCATGGTAGCttgtttccttttgtatttaattGGTCATTGAAtgtattattcattttttctatcCACTCTGAATTATCTTGTTCAGGAAATGGATTCTTGGTCAGACTCCGAAAGACATGGGCATTTTGACGAAAATGTTGTATTTGAATTGTGTCATTTTGTTGCACATCATCTACATGAATTCCTGACAGAAATTGGCgatcttaaagaaaaattatccaAGCACTCAGTGTCGTTACATGAACAAGATAGCAGTCTATCTAAATTAGTGGCGATTGTTCATGGAGAGATGACTTC encodes the following:
- the LOC132189136 gene encoding trans-Golgi network-localized SYP41-interacting protein 1 isoform X3, encoding MDKNKNRTDLLAAGRKKLQQFRQKKDSKGSVTHGKSSKKFGKSEQHEADADADASSTTPIPTASSQVTERKIAPHDAPDLAVVDSSVPQSMGVGEPNTSLMHLREDQEADGLDLRQIDRSNGTKLEGDGHLPMSEHGESSETLSRMASVETCVEEASCEAEQTGKSGEVSASGGATLSDGFSASVLALHGADRNNEIDLEGDRPLPLSEHGEIAETLSRIASLETSMEEASHEMVQIGESGEVSASDGGTLSAGFSASVLPLNEADRSSEVELEGYKQLTLSEHDESAETLSRIPSVEISAKEASIEAEQMGESGEVCASDSVTLSAGFSASVLDLNKADRSSEIEAEGDRQLPFSEHGETAETLPKIVSVETSMEEASHESVEVPASGDATLSDGFSASVFTLNEEDGISAVNPAMTNRQREEIVPGSSYEENSDMLFQSGDYGQGREEKAQAVTDGRTAAEGYDLQYLPDGLFTRESKILERPFETEMASSAGAQTVSPVADASAISLSQLKEVISRLNEEEFRFLLKSRESVSNAELGTCSLIFAESGFMDLLQRLKEELFLTHFTKDFFHLQLAEQSEQQMELDHQCHQLVDEISLLNASLDEFREKNQFLAEEFAQCRSELQVVTSGRVELEDQFRIAKAEVEDLSSRACGLQSSLERSERDLLSLSTELADCKSLVADLQVENTNLDGTVVSVTEERKKLVEEKEFLFHENVKLSKELADSKNVAAALQFENSNLIGSLSSVTVERKKLEEEKEHHSLENEKLSIELADCKGLVAALQVENTNLNGNIALVTQPKSKLEEDKEYLNLENETLTSKLLALQEQLSAQHGERKKFEVDLKEMTMQLEQLTEENFHLHSSLVIFKATIREIASWQTQIPCQAGEAGNEISLEVRSRGHESGADYDSHQIRRKQDGEVYSPVLEKPVSDGLAVEPPLEQEVSDDSYSFFALKRHVEEAEKILHKLEKAVEGVHSHAASFSRSAGKGSTPGVSKLIQAFESKVHVDENEAEERALTENQSPADPFMVTKEQTGILRALLKQLVLEAEHATVLLKEERDQRNIADVIFRELRDEHEAVKEHSDNLEAANIELGVLYEALKQHVGYIEARNGELGVLYESLKQQDINLKAENSELGEKLRGYQLRISELQSQLYDLQQGSNEATSVISNQLENLQKEVAERVLLLEQDWNSTVAQILEIVGKLDDSIGEFFPSTISIGTHGGLDISSRVAASVNAATKVIEALQGELQAAQTNHEAICTSYKELNEKCDDLHGKNELANGILHKMQGRLMELVISSCGSGEESERNIPIEKVLDPLDDSKYMTLLGQMENSLDEKRQLESVNNKLTAELINRVEEFEELKRRCLDPNTVHKLIEDVGSVLKLEEADINLDRTPALHLELLVSLLVQKFKAADVEVGLSKEKFASKVMEMTELQDKIHQLEASTFEHENEILILKDSLRLLEEALIAARSELRDKISELEQTEQRVSSIREKLSIAVAKGKGLVVQRDGLKQSLAETSSELERCLQELQLKDSKIQEVETKLKTYSEAGERVEALESELSYIRNSATALRESFLLKDSVLQRIEEILEDLDLPEHFHSRDIIEKIDWLARAAAGNSVPLLEEIGWQGEKSSAGGGSYSDAAFVVSDAWKDDVQPSSSSGDDLRRKFEELQNRLYGLAEQNEMLEQSLMERNNLVQRLEELLDRIDMPLPFRSVEPEDRIEWLGKALSEAQHDRNSFQQKIDNFENYCGSLSADLEDSQHRVSDLEADLEAVTQEREHLSERLEILTNEHEKLSSKTAEFELEKKRLQNEVDGLKEKLIEKLGNEEQIASIEGKIRRLQDLVSDALQESGPKDLVSGSDIHCLEELLRKLIENYGILSSMNPVLGDVADRQHAENADATLAEARSIDTLDSREPNIAVLKKELEEAMCELVHEREEKDRYMDKQQSLVCEVEALSRKRDELQELLSQEEQKSASVREKFSVAVRKGKSLLQQRDGLKQTIEEKNTEVEHLKSEITHRENALAEYEQKFRDLSTFPGRVEVLESECLVLRNQLTEAEHYLHEKGHVLSMLLNTLNGIDVGDDVSSGDSVERLELLGKLFSDLRSAVACSDQELRKSKRAAELLLAELNEVQERNDVLQEELAKAANEVAELTKERDLAEAAKLEAISRLEKLSTVRSEERKNQLSEFMGIKSGLNQLRKGFRDANYLLADVFSKDLEYLHNLEVGIESCLKANNGEQVAVPLFRGSDAIISSSLDNKEMDSWSDSERHGHFDENVVFELCHFVAHHLHEFLTEIGDLKEKLSKHSVSLHEQDSSLSKLVAIVHGEMTSQKESFEAMKRDIVRIESIEKEKDMELILLRRNIAVLYEACASSVMEIENRRVDLVGNIMAAADLGLNLKSTTFTEGELSFSGQAHFSSEESIRTMADRLVLAVRDFASLKAETVVGNQKEMKMTIANLQKELHEKDIQKERICMELVTQIKEAEAAATSYSLDLQSSKTQVHDLEKQVEVIEGERNLLEQRVKELEDTQAASTELQDRVRSLTGVLAAKDQEIEALMQALDEEEVQMEDLTNKIEDLEKVVQQKNLDLKNLEGSRGKALKKLSVTVTKFDELHHLSESLLAEVEKLQAQVLDRDAEISFLRQEVTRCTNDVLVASQMSSKKTLDEIHEFLTWFDSMIAQVGVHDVHLDDKNSSDVHEHKEILQKKVMSIISELEDLLAVAQSKDALLQVERSKVEELTCKEEFLEKSLREKESRLNLLEGVGDSERATSMTSEILEVEPMINKWTVPATSIAPQVRSLRKGNNDQVAIAIDMDPGSSGRLEDEDDDKVHGFKSLATSRIVPRFTRRVTDMIDGLWVSCDRALMRQPALRLGIIIYWAILHALLATVVV